One window of Verrucomicrobiota bacterium genomic DNA carries:
- the argJ gene encoding bifunctional glutamate N-acetyltransferase/amino-acid acetyltransferase ArgJ, translating into MSKGFKEISGAVTAPRGFLASGVFCDIKRLGTGKGSNKGKKRDLALIVSEVPATAAGMFTTNQVCAAPVKVCVEHLRGGTAQAIVVNSGNANACTGAQGLKDARLMAQIAANQFHLPVEQVLVASTGRIGVTMPMANVKQGILAAAQILGPQPEHADEAAEAIMTSDTKPKQIAVEFKLGGKTVRIGGMCKGAGMIQPGMSPTGARPASQPLHATMLCFVTTDAAIEGKALKAALQEAVSHSFNRITVDGDMSTNDTVVVLANGLAENPVLKAGNSKDLAIFQAALNHVCLELAKKIVRDGEGVTRFITVRVNGAKSFTDADAAARAVANSALVKTSWFGGDPNWGRIIDALGYSAAKVVENKVDIAYSAPGTRKLIYSLKRGQPTSTPFKTLCAAVAGREFELHIQLNLGSASAVMYTCDLTEEYVDFNKGDVSNPSALGG; encoded by the coding sequence ATGAGCAAAGGATTCAAAGAAATCTCCGGCGCGGTGACTGCTCCGCGCGGCTTTTTGGCGTCAGGCGTATTTTGCGACATCAAACGGTTGGGCACCGGCAAGGGGTCCAACAAAGGCAAGAAGCGCGATCTGGCGCTGATCGTCTCGGAAGTGCCAGCCACCGCCGCCGGCATGTTCACCACCAACCAGGTGTGCGCCGCGCCCGTCAAGGTGTGCGTCGAGCATCTCCGGGGTGGCACGGCCCAGGCCATCGTGGTCAACTCCGGCAACGCCAACGCCTGCACCGGAGCGCAAGGTCTCAAGGATGCCCGCCTGATGGCGCAGATTGCGGCCAACCAATTTCACCTGCCAGTAGAACAAGTGCTGGTGGCTTCTACCGGGCGCATTGGCGTCACCATGCCGATGGCCAATGTGAAGCAAGGCATCCTCGCCGCAGCCCAAATCCTCGGGCCGCAGCCGGAGCACGCCGATGAGGCTGCCGAGGCCATCATGACCAGCGACACCAAGCCCAAGCAGATCGCCGTGGAGTTCAAGCTGGGCGGCAAGACCGTCCGCATCGGCGGCATGTGCAAAGGCGCCGGCATGATCCAGCCGGGCATGAGCCCCACCGGCGCGCGTCCCGCGTCGCAGCCGCTCCACGCCACGATGCTTTGCTTTGTCACCACCGATGCCGCCATCGAGGGCAAGGCCTTGAAAGCCGCGTTGCAGGAGGCAGTGTCCCACAGTTTCAACCGCATCACGGTGGACGGCGACATGAGCACCAACGACACCGTGGTGGTGCTGGCCAACGGGCTCGCGGAGAACCCGGTGCTGAAGGCCGGCAACTCCAAAGACCTCGCGATCTTCCAGGCGGCGCTCAACCATGTCTGCCTCGAACTCGCCAAGAAGATTGTGCGCGACGGGGAAGGCGTCACCCGCTTCATCACGGTCCGCGTCAACGGCGCAAAATCATTTACCGACGCGGATGCCGCCGCACGGGCAGTCGCCAACAGTGCGCTGGTCAAGACCAGTTGGTTTGGCGGCGACCCGAACTGGGGCCGCATCATTGACGCGTTGGGTTATTCCGCCGCAAAGGTGGTCGAGAACAAGGTGGACATCGCCTACAGCGCGCCGGGGACGCGCAAGTTGATCTATTCACTCAAGCGCGGGCAGCCGACGAGTACGCCGTTCAAGACCTTGTGCGCCGCCGTGGCCGGGCGCGAGTTTGAGTTGCACATCCAGTTGAATCTCGGCTCCGCCAGCGCAGTGATGTACACGTGCGACCTCACGGAGGAATACGTGGACTTCAACAAAGGCGACGTGAGCAACCCCTCCGCGCTCGGCGGCTGA
- the sppA gene encoding signal peptide peptidase SppA, with protein MENVPPNDAPVTPPVPPAQPPVLPAAPILPPSPPPRLPTPPLLTPPLAAPRKTTGRGWRTLAIVLLCVVGGIMLLNVGSFITGAFRGASGMSQDSEPHFIETVVEDNDGTDKIALISLEGIIHSGPADGSGVSMARLIKKQLKLAAEDKHVKAVILRVDSPGGEVLPSDEIAKEIQKFQKESSKPVIASMGSLAASGGYYVSAPCKWIVAHELTITGSIGVIMHGYNYRGLMNKVGIAPEVYKSGRFKDMLSGDKDLANLTEAERKDRVEEQAMVQSLIKEVYDRFKGVVAKGRDGKLNSEWATYADGRILSGIQAKELGFVDELGTFETAVKRAETLAGCKDAKLIQYQVPFDFLNVMRLLGKTEAPAIKIDLGVEISKIKTGRMYFLSPVLLP; from the coding sequence ATGGAAAACGTACCGCCCAATGATGCACCAGTGACGCCGCCGGTTCCCCCGGCACAGCCCCCGGTTTTGCCCGCCGCCCCAATCCTGCCGCCATCGCCCCCTCCGCGTCTGCCGACCCCACCTTTGCTGACGCCGCCGCTGGCCGCACCCAGGAAAACAACCGGACGCGGCTGGCGCACCCTGGCCATCGTGCTGCTGTGCGTAGTGGGCGGCATCATGCTGCTGAACGTGGGTTCATTTATCACCGGCGCGTTTCGCGGCGCGTCCGGGATGTCGCAGGATAGCGAACCGCATTTCATCGAAACCGTGGTTGAGGATAACGATGGGACTGACAAGATTGCGTTGATCAGCCTGGAGGGGATCATTCACAGCGGTCCGGCGGATGGCAGCGGGGTTTCCATGGCGCGCCTGATTAAGAAGCAATTGAAGCTGGCGGCGGAAGACAAGCATGTCAAAGCGGTGATCTTGCGCGTGGATTCTCCTGGCGGCGAAGTGCTGCCTTCGGATGAGATTGCCAAGGAAATTCAGAAGTTCCAAAAAGAAAGCTCCAAACCGGTGATAGCCAGCATGGGCAGTCTCGCGGCTTCCGGCGGCTATTATGTCTCCGCGCCCTGCAAATGGATTGTGGCGCACGAGCTGACCATCACGGGCAGCATCGGTGTCATCATGCACGGCTATAATTATCGCGGGCTGATGAACAAGGTGGGCATCGCACCCGAGGTTTATAAGAGCGGACGGTTCAAGGACATGCTCAGCGGCGACAAGGATCTCGCCAACCTGACCGAGGCGGAGCGCAAGGATCGCGTGGAAGAACAGGCCATGGTGCAAAGTTTGATCAAGGAGGTCTATGACCGGTTCAAAGGAGTCGTCGCCAAGGGGCGGGATGGCAAATTGAACAGCGAATGGGCGACCTATGCGGATGGTCGGATCCTTTCGGGCATTCAAGCGAAGGAACTTGGGTTCGTGGACGAGTTGGGCACCTTTGAAACCGCGGTCAAGCGGGCCGAAACCCTGGCTGGATGCAAAGACGCCAAGCTCATCCAATACCAAGTGCCGTTTGATTTTCTGAATGTCATGCGTCTGCTTGGGAAAACCGAGGCGCCCGCCATCAAGATTGATCTTGGCGTGGAGATATCGAAGATAAAAACCGGGCGGATGTATTTTCTATCTCCGGTGCTGCTGCCTTGA
- a CDS encoding AURKAIP1/COX24 domain-containing protein — MGSLKKRRKAKINKHKRRKKLRTNRHKKRTWQK, encoded by the coding sequence ATGGGATCATTGAAGAAACGCCGTAAGGCCAAAATTAATAAACATAAACGACGCAAGAAGCTTCGCACCAATCGCCATAAAAAGCGCACCTGGCAGAAGTAA
- a CDS encoding DUF2127 domain-containing protein: MSEATWHHRFGMAAIAVFKLIKGILLLVTAVGLLKLVHADLSALVEHWVTLLRMDPDNERIHHVMEMITNISPKQLKAASAGSFFYAALLLTEGIGLWLEKRWAEYLTVLATSTFIPLELYEIWVHLTGIKLAVLILNVVIVLYLIRMLRRDRGAKTV, encoded by the coding sequence ATGTCTGAAGCCACCTGGCATCATCGTTTCGGAATGGCGGCGATCGCCGTGTTCAAGCTGATCAAGGGCATTCTGCTCTTGGTGACGGCGGTTGGCCTGCTCAAGCTGGTGCATGCCGACCTGAGTGCTTTGGTCGAACATTGGGTCACGCTGCTGCGCATGGACCCGGATAATGAACGCATTCATCATGTCATGGAAATGATCACCAATATCAGTCCCAAACAACTCAAGGCCGCCAGTGCCGGGTCCTTCTTTTATGCCGCCTTGCTGTTGACGGAAGGGATTGGGCTCTGGCTGGAAAAACGTTGGGCCGAGTATTTAACCGTGCTGGCGACCTCCACATTTATTCCGTTGGAACTTTATGAAATTTGGGTTCACCTGACCGGGATCAAGTTGGCGGTATTGATCCTGAATGTGGTGATTGTGCTCTACCTGATACGCATGTTGCGGCGGGATAGGGGAGCTAAAACGGTGTGA
- the hisG gene encoding ATP phosphoribosyltransferase: MKTKLAEPQPKLKFGLPKGSLQDATIEKMAKAGWNVTLSSRSYIPYVDDAEMEIRLIRAQEISRYVDHGYLDCGITGYDWIVENGSDVHEVGEFLFSKATRQAARWVLCVPETSPIQSVKDLEGKRIATEVVHITKKYLKKHGVKAEVEFSWGATEVKAHELVDAIVEITETGSSLRANKLRIVDTLLTSTPRLIANHKSWQDPWKRKKIETLALMLRGALAAEAKVGLKMNVARKNLDRLLTNLPALRNPTISQLSLEGWVAVETIIDEAVVRELIPQLKAHGAEGIIEYPLNKVVY, translated from the coding sequence ATGAAGACGAAACTAGCGGAACCACAACCGAAGCTTAAGTTTGGATTGCCCAAAGGCAGTCTGCAAGACGCGACCATTGAGAAGATGGCCAAGGCGGGCTGGAACGTCACGCTCAGCAGCCGCTCGTATATCCCTTATGTGGATGATGCCGAGATGGAGATTCGGCTGATTCGTGCCCAGGAAATCAGCCGATATGTAGATCATGGCTATCTGGATTGCGGGATCACCGGTTATGACTGGATTGTCGAGAATGGCAGCGATGTGCATGAAGTAGGCGAATTTTTGTTTTCCAAAGCCACCCGGCAGGCGGCGCGTTGGGTGTTGTGCGTGCCGGAAACCTCCCCCATTCAATCGGTGAAGGACTTGGAAGGCAAGCGGATTGCCACAGAAGTGGTCCATATCACCAAGAAATACCTCAAAAAGCATGGGGTCAAAGCCGAGGTCGAATTTTCCTGGGGAGCCACGGAGGTTAAAGCGCATGAGTTGGTAGACGCCATTGTGGAAATCACCGAAACCGGATCTTCACTGCGGGCTAACAAGTTGCGGATTGTGGATACCCTGCTCACCTCCACCCCGCGTCTGATTGCCAATCATAAATCCTGGCAGGACCCATGGAAACGCAAAAAGATCGAAACCCTGGCGTTGATGTTGCGGGGTGCTTTGGCGGCGGAGGCCAAGGTGGGTCTGAAAATGAACGTGGCGCGGAAGAATCTCGACCGTTTGCTGACCAACCTGCCGGCTTTGCGCAATCCAACCATCTCGCAATTAAGCCTTGAAGGTTGGGTCGCAGTGGAAACCATCATTGATGAAGCGGTGGTGCGGGAATTAATTCCCCAGCTTAAGGCTCATGGCGCGGAGGGGATTATCGAGTACCCGCTCAACAAGGTGGTTTATTGA